The DNA window GCAGTTGAAAAAATTGAAAGTGTGGACTGGTTAGACTTAGGAATGCCTGAAGCTATGTGGAATCTTAAAGTTGACTCCTTTGGACCTTTAATAGTAGCTATGGATAGTCATGGTAATAGTTTATATGATTAAATCCAGTTTTTAATTAGTATTCTTTTCAAATCAAATGGATTATTTTATATACTATACATAAAATAATTATTTTTATAATTCATTTTCTATTTTTAGAAAATTATTCGGGAAGTGTTATTGATGGCAGATGATATTAATGAAGTTGCTGCTAAAAAATTAAAATCAAGAGTAAGAAAAATTAAAAAAGTTAACAAAAGTGAAGAAGAAAAAGAAAAATTCTTTGATCAATTAGGTGTTTCTGTTGAAATTTACATGCCTAATAGAAAACCTGAAGAAGTTAGTGATAGCTTAATCTTTTGGACTACTCCTGAAGGTAAAATTGTAGATGCAGAATTCTCTTATGAAGAACCTGAAAATGAAAAATTTGCTCAAGTTCCAGTTGATGTAAAAGACTTAAAAGCATTTGTTGAAGCATTTAAAGACTTTAAATTAGAGTTAGATGAATAACTATGATAGTAAATAATTCTTTAGATGAAGTTAAGAAAAGAGAAAATGCTTTATCAGTTATTAAAGGCATCGTTGAAAATAAAGGTCGTGACCATTTATTTGATTTAACTGGACTTGCTGGTGGATTCATTGCTTCCAAAGATGAATTAAGTCTTCTTGAAACATACATTGGTCCAGCAGTTTTCGAAGAGGATTTACAAAAAGTCGGTATTGAACATATGGGTGGAGAAAAAATATTTCCACTTAACAGAACTTCCTCTGGTATTCTAGCTACTATTTTAGCTTTGGTGGAGGAAGACAGCTATGTTGTTCATTATCTTCCAAAATTACCTGCCCATCCATCAATTCCTAGAAGTTGTAATTTAGTTAATGCAAACTATTTGGAATTTGATGATTTTGAAGAGTTTTATATACCTGAAAACACTTCATTAGTTGTAGTTACTGGCTCTACAATGGATCTTCAAGTTATTGATGAAGAAAAATTCAAAAAGGTTATTGATGCAGCTCATAGTCAGAATATACCAGTTCTTGTTGATGATGCTTCTGGAGCTCGTCTTAGAACTGTTATTTTTAATCAGAAAAAGGCTTGTGATTTAGGGGCTGATATTGCAATTACCAGTACTGATAAATTAATGCCAGGTCCTAGAGGAGGATTAATGGCTGGTCGTGAAGAATTAGTTAATAAAATTAAGGCTAAAGCTAATCAATTTGGTTTGGAAGCCCAACCCCCTTCTGTACTAGCTATGCTCAATGGTTTAAAAGCATTTAATGGTGATGCATTAATTGATAGCTTTTCTAGAAAAGATGAGCTTTATGATTTGTTAAGTAAGGATTATGATATTTTTGAAAAAACTCCTAATGGAGTAATGTTAAGTCCTGAAAAATTAGCCAGTTATTTAGACACTGATTTATGCGATTCTGATTTATCATTTATCTTATCAATGATTCTTTTAAAAGAAGAGGGAATTATTACTATTCCTGCTGTATCTATGCCTGGAGCTTCTGCAACTATCAGATTTGATTTATCTACTCAGGATGCAGTAAAATTAGAATTAAATCAACTAATTAATAAAATAAATTCTTCTTTTGACATGCTAAAAGAAGTAATAAAAAATAAAGAAAAGTGTAAAGAGATTGTATTTAATTAATTTTTAATAATACATTCTCCTGATACTACTTTTTCTAATGTTCCATCTATTTTTTCAACTATTAATGCGCCTTCTTTGTTTATACCAGTAACATATCCATCGTAGGTTTTATTATATGGTTTTCTAACTTCAACAATTTTACCGATGGTATATGAACGTTTTCTCCATTGATTTAATACGTTTTCATATTCTCCATCAATGAAAAGTTTACATATTTTTTCAAATTCTTCTAAAAATGTTCTTATAATGTCATTTTCATCGAATTCTTTTCCAGTGATTACTTTGAGGGAGGTTATTTTTCCTTGAAGGTCATCAGAGAAATCACTTAAATCTAGATTGACATCAAGACCTACACCAACAATAATACTTTCAATTGTGTTGAATTTAGCAATAGCTTCGGTTAGAATACCAGATACTTTTTCACCATTAATTAAGACATCATTTGGCCATTTAATTTCAACATCTTCAATACCTAATCTTTCTAAAGTTTTTGCAACAGCTACACCAGTAGCTAAGGTAATCATTGGAAGTTTTGAGTAGTCTATGCGTGGATTTAAAATGATAGATAACCAAACTCCTCCAAGTGGTGAATCCCATGGTTTTCCAGATCTTCCTTTTGCATTTGTCTGTTTTTCAGAAATTATAACAGTACCATCAGAGACTTTATTTTCAGCAAAGAATTTAGCTACTGTGTTAGTTGACATTACTTCTTTGAAAATGTATATCTCTTTTCCAATAAAGGAAGTATTTAAATCTTTAGTGATTTTTTCTTTTTGGATATGTTCGGTTTTTTCTTCACCTAATTCTTTAACATTATCAAAGAATTTATGAATATCTAATTGGGATAATTCTTTTAAAGATTCTTTAGATAATATTCCTTCTTTTTCTAAAAGTTTACTTATTTCATCGCGCATTGGAATATCTCCAGATTATTTTTTAGCCATTTGTTGATTTTTAGCACTATTTAAGTAGGAACCAACAGCACTTGAAATTGCAGCTATTTTTTTAGCAGGCATGAATGTGGATTTAAGTTTATTTTCAATTTCTAAATCTCTTGCAATTACTTTTTCCATTTCTTCATCAATTCCTTTTTTATACATATCAATGAAGTGAGTGTTTAAATCTCCTTTGATAAAGTTAGGATTTCTGAGAATTGCTTTATGGAATGGTATTGTGGTTTTAACACCAAGAATAATATATTCACTTAATGCTCTTCTCATTCTAGCTATTGCATCATTCCTTGTTGCTCCCCATGTGATTAATTTAGAAATCATTGAATCATAGAATGTTGGAATGGTATAATTCATATATACTCCACTGTCTAAACGTACACCAGGTCCTCCAGGGGATCTGTAACCTGTAATTTTACCAGGGTTTGGTGCAAAGTCATTAAGTGGATTTTCAGCATTAATACGACATTCAATAGCATGACCAGAAACTTTAATATCACTTTGGTCAT is part of the Methanobrevibacter woesei genome and encodes:
- a CDS encoding TIGR03576 family pyridoxal phosphate-dependent enzyme, which codes for MIVNNSLDEVKKRENALSVIKGIVENKGRDHLFDLTGLAGGFIASKDELSLLETYIGPAVFEEDLQKVGIEHMGGEKIFPLNRTSSGILATILALVEEDSYVVHYLPKLPAHPSIPRSCNLVNANYLEFDDFEEFYIPENTSLVVVTGSTMDLQVIDEEKFKKVIDAAHSQNIPVLVDDASGARLRTVIFNQKKACDLGADIAITSTDKLMPGPRGGLMAGREELVNKIKAKANQFGLEAQPPSVLAMLNGLKAFNGDALIDSFSRKDELYDLLSKDYDIFEKTPNGVMLSPEKLASYLDTDLCDSDLSFILSMILLKEEGIITIPAVSMPGASATIRFDLSTQDAVKLELNQLINKINSSFDMLKEVIKNKEKCKEIVFN
- a CDS encoding biotin--[acetyl-CoA-carboxylase] ligase, which encodes MRDEISKLLEKEGILSKESLKELSQLDIHKFFDNVKELGEEKTEHIQKEKITKDLNTSFIGKEIYIFKEVMSTNTVAKFFAENKVSDGTVIISEKQTNAKGRSGKPWDSPLGGVWLSIILNPRIDYSKLPMITLATGVAVAKTLERLGIEDVEIKWPNDVLINGEKVSGILTEAIAKFNTIESIIVGVGLDVNLDLSDFSDDLQGKITSLKVITGKEFDENDIIRTFLEEFEKICKLFIDGEYENVLNQWRKRSYTIGKIVEVRKPYNKTYDGYVTGINKEGALIVEKIDGTLEKVVSGECIIKN